A single region of the Lycium barbarum isolate Lr01 chromosome 2, ASM1917538v2, whole genome shotgun sequence genome encodes:
- the LOC132626799 gene encoding probable protein phosphatase 2C 40: protein MMHAQTISDPGEEIKISFGYNNFTDDSGEESDGIDNCHGIKLRRANNSFSCLSGAALSANYTLANTNICNGLFGAEILPALDSPTSFRRIPSSPSISRLDLLSSSLQSNLSILSGSPSSPTELPDDDSFSWRSVSAPRSEGFLNATEVKIAGGAAGEDRVQAVCSEENGSLFCGIYDGFNGRDAADFLAGTLYETIGNKLNLLDWEMEQQESGKGFHGTLHDAVQDDRSSSIKVKDTSCDSFKQKVLETLEQALYQAESDFLHMVEQEMDDRPDLVSIGSCVLAVLLHGKNMYVLNLGDSRVVLATHSDGITTCNDEVLQAEQLTISHNVDDESERTRLLKEHPDDPSTIVGGKVKGRLKVTRALGVGYLKKKTMNDALMGILRIRNLISPPYVSVQPHMSVHEISNSDQFVVLGSDGLFDFFSNDEVVKLVHSYILCHPSGDPAKYLVEQLVIRAADYAGFSMEELRSIPAGRRRKYHDDITAIVIILGMNKRTSKASTYL from the exons ATGATGCATGCACAAACAATAAGTGATCCAGGGGAAGAGATCAAAATAAGTTTTGGCTATAATAACTTCACAGATGATTCAGGTGAGGAATCAGACGGTATTGACAACTGCCACGGAATTAAACTTCGAAGAGCCAACAATTCCTTCTCTTGCCTGTCTGGGGCGGCTTTAAGTGCCAATTACACACTAGCTAACACAAATATTTGCAATGGCTTGTTTGGAGCTGAGATACTTCCAGCATTGGATTCGCCTACTTCTTTCCGCCGAATTCCCTCTTCCCCATCTATCTCAAGGTTGGATTTATTGTCATCTTCGTTGCAAAGCAATTTGTCAATATTGAGTGGTAGTCCATCCTCTCCAACTGAGCTACCTGATGACGATTCATTCTCATGGAGGTCCGTTAGTGCTCCTCGAAGTGAAGGTTTCCTGAATGCGACAGAAGTTAAAATTGCAGGCGGTGCAGCTGGCGAAGACAGAGTTCAGGCTGTTTGCTCAGAAGAAAATGGATCACTTTTCTGTGGCATATACGATGGATTCAACGGAAGAGATGCAGCTGACTTTCTGGCTGGAACATTATATGAGACTATTGGAAATAAACTCAATTTATTAGATTGGGAAATGGAACAGCAGGAGTCTGGTAAAGGTTTCCATGGAACCCTCCATGATGCCGTTCAAGATGATAGATCTAGCAGCATCAAGGTTAAAGATACTTCGTGCGACTCATTTAAGCAGAAGGTACTTGAGACCCTGGAACAAGCTCTTTATCAAGCTGAGAGCGATTTTCTCCATATGGTTGAACAGGAAATGGATGACCGTCCTGACTTGGTATCAATTGGATCTTGTGTTTTAGCTGTGCTTCTCCATGGGAAAAACATGTATGTGCTCAACCTAGGTGATAGTCGAGTTGTATTGGCAACACATTCCGATGGAATCACTACTTGCAATGATGAAGTATTGCAGGCTGAACAGCTGACCATTAGCCATAATGTTGATGATGAGTCTGAAAGAACTCGACTATTAAAGGAACATCCTGATGATCCCTCAACAATCGTGGGTGGAAAAGTTAAGGGAAGGCTAAAGGTCACTCGCGCACTCGGAGTGGGTTATCTGAAAAAG AAAACAATGAATGACGCGTTGATGGGCATACTTCGAATCCGTAATCTGATAAGTCCTCCATATGTTTCTGTACAACCTCATATGAGTGTACACGAAATCTCAAATTCAGACCAGTTTGTTGTGCTTGGAAGTGATGGTTTATTTGACTTCTTCAGCAATGATGAGGTTGTTAAGCTTGTCCATTCTTATATCCTATGTCACCCTTCTGGTGATCCAGCCAAATACTTAGTGGAGCAGCTCGTGATTCGAGCAGCAGATTATGCAG GATTCAGTATGGAAGAGTTAAGGAGTATACCAGCTGGCAGGAGAAGGAAATATCATGATGATATAACAGCTATTGTAATAATACTTGGAATGAACAAACGCACCTCAAAAGCATCTACATATCTATAA
- the LOC132626801 gene encoding heavy metal-associated isoprenylated plant protein 36-like — protein MASSQREEQPLQLPPLHYTTWVLKVSIHCPGCRRKVKKLLQSIEGVYTTYIDPKQQKVIVTGNVEAETLIKKLVKNRRSAELWPEPKPILKEKKPTSDDDDEHEDDEDNNDEKTAENTEANMKNNGPQRHGVRFGGVETITMDVNEVRPDQTVAVERFPPSGQKPGGGGSGGGGSGGGAKKKKKKKKKKSGNNNNSGNASAGSNGAPPSSESEVSKMGPNQMIDQVNQGHSFHHNPYSNRYDQNPHTYYAPQQTYVMSYNAAHPTVNSAMPFYYVPSSPHMQADIYSKQSTPLDSFEILSDENPHACHIM, from the exons ATGGCCTCCTCTCAACGTGAAGAACAACCACTTCAGCTTCCTCCCCTTCACTACACG ACATGGGTTTTGAAAGTTTCCATCCATTGTCCAGGCTGCAGGAGAAAAGTCAAGAAACTCTTACAAAGCATCGAAG GTGTTTATACAACATATATTGATCCAAAGCAACAGAAAGTCATAGTGACTGGAAATGTTGAAGCTGAGACTTTGATAAAGAAGCTAGTGAAGAATAGAAGGAGTGCTGAGTTGTGGCCAGAACCGAAGCCTATATTAAAAGAGAAGAAACCAACCAGCGACGACGATGATGAACATGAAGATGATGAGGATAATAATGACGAAAAAACAGCTGAAAATACCGAAGCAAACATGAAAAATAATGGTCCTCAAAGACATGGTGTGAGATTTGGTGGTGTTGAGACTATTACTATGGATGTCAACGAAGTGAGACCAGACCAAACTGTCGCGGTTGAGAGGTTCCCACCATCAGGGCAAAAGCCCGGTGGTGGTGGCAGCGGCGGTGGTGGCAGCGGAGGAGGtgctaagaagaagaagaaaaagaaaaagaaaaaaagtgggaataataataatagtggaaATGCGAGTGCAGGGTCTAATGGTGCACCGCCAAGCAGTGAATCAGAAGTCTCGAAAATGGGTCCCAATCAAATGATTGATCAAGTGAATCAAGGTCATTCATTTCACCACAATCCTTATTCAAACCGGTATGATCAGAATCCACATACTTATTATGCTCCTCAGCAGACTTATGTGATGAGTTACAATGCGGCACATCCTACTGTAAACAGTGCAATGCCATTTTACTATGTTCCATCGTCACCGCATATGCAGGCCGATATTTATTCCAAGCAATCCACACCGTTGGATTCTTTTGAGATCTTGAGTGATGAGAACCCTCATGCCTGCCATATCATGTGA